Proteins encoded within one genomic window of Sminthopsis crassicaudata isolate SCR6 chromosome X, ASM4859323v1, whole genome shotgun sequence:
- the PHF8 gene encoding histone lysine demethylase PHF8 isoform X1: MSAPPARLPASGGQFCPPRGARAQERAEARAQARAKMASPPVYCLCRLPYDVTRFMIECDLCQDWFHGSCVGVEEEKAVDIDLYHCPNCEVLHGPSVMKRRRGAPKVQELVANKDAGKTVQTGSPMFIRELRGRPFRSADEVILKPTGAQLTVEYLEENSFSVPILVLKKDGLGMTLPSPAFTVREVEYYIGADKEIDVIDVIRQADCKMKLGDFVHYYCSGKREKVLNVISLEFSDTRLSNLVETPKIVRKLSWVENLWPEESVFERPSVQKYCLMGVRDSYTDFHIDFGGTSVWYHVLRGEKVFYLIRPTPANLSLFECWSSSSNQREMFFGDQVDMCYKCCVKQGQTLFIPTGWIHAVLTPVDCLAFGGNFLHSLNIEMQLKAYDIEKRLSTADLFKFPNFETICWYVGKHILDIFRGLRENRRHPASYLVHGAKALNLAFRSWTKKEALPEHEAEIPETVRTVQLIKDLAKEIRLVEDIFHQNIGKTGTPFGLQRTGSGNPAKSGPGAPASAVRFYPASKTSSKKRSSRVKVMTGKKAERKGRENVATVDSGNLDLDVLDKYTRQALKTSGPPKGQFLVANPCLTPQEEELNLDADPDLDLDLEPDIEESQVTAVLANGKAASDKKVKVSARSRNSKSSSRRATKTKMLIKGEFDLDSEEDLQIDETPRKEKKVLVARKKLPKFPRKLPRAKPCSDPNRIREPGEVEFDIEEDYTTDEDLTEGVEAQLGPSAGTAGILDLLKASRQVGGPVSAALNEAPASPSTQEAIQGMLCMANLRSSSSSPSASTLQAWWAAGHEGGGGGSAGASSSGISARGKTDGSSVPTGQRAPGKRTGKQMVVQQKVESEEEEEEEAEASLDDEQESLGACFKDAEYIYPSLESDDDDPALKSRPRKRKSTDDAPWSPKARVTPTLPKQARPVREGTRVASIETGLAAAAAKLAQQEQQRAQKRKYLKKKPVVKELEQSPSQDSGPATAAPVPVSPPVVVPLSPPPPTEPKQEPFAGSLADHEYTARPSVFGMAQVNRGTTPMAPGVFLSQRRPSTSSQGSQIIQGKRPKKGLATAKQRLGRILKIHRNGKLLL; encoded by the exons ATGTCCGCGCCGCCCGCGAGGCTGCCGGCCTCCGGCGGCCAGTTTTGCCCCCCACGGGGGGCGCGGGCCCAGGAGCGGGCTGAGGCACGGGCCCAGGCGCGGGCCAAGATGGCCTCCCCGCCGGTGTATTGCTTATGCCGGTTGCCCTACGACGTGACCCGCTTCATGATCGAATGCGACCTGTGCCAAGACTGGTTCCACGGCAG TTGTGTTGGCGTAGAAGAGGAGAAGGCAGTCGACATTGACCTCTACCACTGCCCCAATTGTGAGGTCCTCCACGGACCTTCTGTTA TGAAAAGACGCCGAGGGGCCCCGAAGGTGCAGGAACTGGTGGCAAACAAAGACGCGGGAAAGACAGTGCAGACCGGGAGTCCCATGTTCATTCGGGAGCTTCGGGGAAGGCCCTTCCGCAG tgccgATGAGGTGATCTTGAAGCCCACAGGGGCCCAGCTGACAGTGGAGTACCTAGAAGAGAACAGCTTTAGTGTGCCCATTTTGGTGCTGAAGAAGGATGGCCTGGGCATGACTTTGCCTTCCCCGGCATTCACTGTGAGAGAAGTGGAGTATTACATCG GTGCTGACAAAGAGATCGATGTTATTGATGTGATCCGTCAGGCTGATTGCAAGATGAAACTTGGGGACTTTGTGCATTACTACTGTAGCgggaaaagggagaaagtccTCAATGTCATCAGCCTCGAGTTTTCTGATACCAG ACTTTCGAATCTCGTGGAGACTCCTAAGATTGTCCGGAAGCTCTCCTGGGTAGAGAACCTGTGGCCCGAAGAGTCTGTGTTTGAACGGCCCAGCGTGCAAAAGTATTGTCTCATGGGCGTGCGGGACAGCTATACTGATTTCCACATCGACTTTGGCGGTACCTCTGTCTGGTATCACGTGCTCAGG GGGGAGAAGGTTTTCTACTTAATCCGCCCCACCCCGGCAAACCTGTCCTTATTCGAGTGCTGGAGCAGCTCTTCCAACCAGCGAGAAATGTTCTTTGGGGACCAGGTGGACATGTGCTACAAGTGCTGTGTGAAGCAGGGCCAGACGCTCTTCATCCCCACAG GTTGGATCCATGCGGTGCTGACGCCCGTGGACTGCCTTGCCTTTGGAGGGAACTTCCTACATAGCCTCAACATCGAGATGCAGCTCAA GGCCTATGACATTGAAAAGAGACTGAGCACAGCCGACCTCTTCAAGTTCCCCAATTTTGAGACCATCTGTTGGTACGTGGGAAAGCACATCCTGGACATCTTCCGAG GGTTACGAGAGAACAGGAGACACCCTGCTTCCTATCTGGTCCACGGAGCCAAAGCCTTGAACTTGGCCTTCAGGTCTTGGACTAAGAAAGAG GCTTTACCAGAGCATGAAGCCGAGATCCCCGAGACCGTGCGGACCGTCCAGCTTATCAAAGATCTGGCCAAGGAGATCCGGCTGGTAGAG GATATCTTTCATCAGAACATTGGGAAGACTGGCACCCCCTTTGGCCTCCAGAGGACTGGTAGCGGCAATCCGGCCAAGTCGGGTCCTGGAGCTCCAGCCTCTGCTGTCAGATTTTACCCAGCCTCTAAAACCAGCTCCAAAAAGAGAAGTTCCCGGGTCAAGGTGATGACCGGGAAGAAGGCAGAGCGCAAGGGGAGAGAGAACGTGGCCACAGTGGATTCTGGTAACCTGGACCTCGATGTGCTGGACAAATATACGCGGCAGGCCCTGAAGACGAGCGGCCCTCCCAAGGGCCAG tttctggTTGCGAACCCTTGCCTGACTCCCCAAGAAGAAGAGCTAAACCTGGATGCAGATCCAGATCTAGACTTAGACCTAGAACCTGacattgaagagagccaagttACAGCCGTACTCGCCAATGGAAAAGCAGCAAG TGACAAGAAAGTGAAGGTCTCGGCCCGCTCCCGCAATTCCAAGAGTTCGTCACGACGGGCAACCAAGACCAAGATGCTGATCAAGGGGGAGTTTGACCTGGACTCAGAAGAAGACCTGCAGATCGACGAGACGCCTCGGAAGGAGAAGAAGGTCCTGGTAGCCAGAAAGAAGTTACCCA AATTCCCCCGGAAGTTGCCTCGCGCCAAGCCCTGCTCTGACCCCAACAGAATCCGGGAACCAGGGGAGGTAGAGTTTGACATTGAG GAGGATTATACAACAGACGAGGACCTGACAGAAGGAGTAGAAGCCCAGCTTGGGCCCAGCGCTGGAACGGCAGGGATTCTAGATCTGCTCAAGGCCAGCAGGCAGGTGGGGGGACCAGTCTCTGCAGCCCTCAA CGAGGCCCCCGCGTCTCCCAGCACCCAGGAAGCCATCCAGGGGATGCTCTGCATGGCAAACCTCCGCTCCTCCTCGAGCTCCCCCTCGGCCTCCACCCTTCAGGCCTGGTGGGCCGCGGGGCATGAAGGCGGCGGCGGTGGCAGTGCCGGCGCCAGCAGCAGTGGCATCTCTGCTCGTGGGAAGACCGATGGCTCCAGTGTCCCAACTGGCCAGCGGGCCCCCGGCAAGCGTACCGGGAAGCAGATGGTCGTCCAACAGAAGGTGGAAAgcgaggaagaagaggaagaggaagccGAGGCCAGTCTAGATGATGAACAGGAAAGCCTGGGGGCTTGCTTCAAGGATGCCGAGTACA TTTACCCATCGCTTGAATCGGACGACGATGACCCCGCTTTGAAATCGCGCCCCAGGAAGAGGAAGAGCACAGATGATGCTCCTTGGAGCCCTAAAG CCCGTGTGACCCCAACCCTCCCAAAGCAGGCCCGGCCTGTTCGGGAGGGGACTCGTGTGGCGTCTATTGAGACTGGGTTAGCTGCAGCAGCTGCAAAGCTGGCTCAGCAG GAGCAGCAAAGAGCCCAGAAGAGGAAATATTTGAAGAAGAAACCAGTGGTGAAGGAACTGGAACAGTCACCCTCTCAGGATAGCGGTCCTGCCACAGCTGCTCCCGTGCCAGTGTCCCCACCTGTAGTTGTACCACTCAGCCCCCCGCCACCTACTGAGCCCAAGCAGGAACCCTTTGCTGGCAGCCTGGCTGACCATGAGTATACTGCCCGGCCCAGTGTTTTTGGCATGGCCCAGGTGAACCGAGGCACCACACCCATGGCGCCCGGAGTTTTCCTATCTCAGCGGCGGCCCTCGACCAGCTCCCAAGGGAGTCAGATAATACAAG GAAAGCGGCCTAAGAAGGGCCTAGCCACTGCCAAGCAGCGACTTGGCCGCATCTTGAAGATCCACAGAAACGGCAAACTCCTCTTGTGA
- the PHF8 gene encoding histone lysine demethylase PHF8 isoform X2, with protein MSAPPARLPASGGQFCPPRGARAQERAEARAQARAKMASPPVYCLCRLPYDVTRFMIECDLCQDWFHGSCVGVEEEKAVDIDLYHCPNCEVLHGPSVMKRRRGAPKVQELVANKDAGKTVQTGSPMFIRELRGRPFRSADEVILKPTGAQLTVEYLEENSFSVPILVLKKDGLGMTLPSPAFTVREVEYYIGADKEIDVIDVIRQADCKMKLGDFVHYYCSGKREKVLNVISLEFSDTRLSNLVETPKIVRKLSWVENLWPEESVFERPSVQKYCLMGVRDSYTDFHIDFGGTSVWYHVLRGEKVFYLIRPTPANLSLFECWSSSSNQREMFFGDQVDMCYKCCVKQGQTLFIPTGWIHAVLTPVDCLAFGGNFLHSLNIEMQLKAYDIEKRLSTADLFKFPNFETICWYVGKHILDIFRGLRENRRHPASYLVHGAKALNLAFRSWTKKEALPEHEAEIPETVRTVQLIKDLAKEIRLVEDIFHQNIGKTGTPFGLQRTGSGNPAKSGPGAPASAVRFYPASKTSSKKRSSRVKVMTGKKAERKGRENVATVDSGNLDLDVLDKYTRQALKTSGPPKGQFLVANPCLTPQEEELNLDADPDLDLDLEPDIEESQVTAVLANGKAASDKKVKVSARSRNSKSSSRRATKTKMLIKGEFDLDSEEDLQIDETPRKEKKVLVARKKLPKFPRKLPRAKPCSDPNRIREPGEVEFDIEEDYTTDEDLTEGVEAQLGPSAGTAGILDLLKASRQAPASPSTQEAIQGMLCMANLRSSSSSPSASTLQAWWAAGHEGGGGGSAGASSSGISARGKTDGSSVPTGQRAPGKRTGKQMVVQQKVESEEEEEEEAEASLDDEQESLGACFKDAEYIYPSLESDDDDPALKSRPRKRKSTDDAPWSPKARVTPTLPKQARPVREGTRVASIETGLAAAAAKLAQQEQQRAQKRKYLKKKPVVKELEQSPSQDSGPATAAPVPVSPPVVVPLSPPPPTEPKQEPFAGSLADHEYTARPSVFGMAQVNRGTTPMAPGVFLSQRRPSTSSQGSQIIQGKRPKKGLATAKQRLGRILKIHRNGKLLL; from the exons ATGTCCGCGCCGCCCGCGAGGCTGCCGGCCTCCGGCGGCCAGTTTTGCCCCCCACGGGGGGCGCGGGCCCAGGAGCGGGCTGAGGCACGGGCCCAGGCGCGGGCCAAGATGGCCTCCCCGCCGGTGTATTGCTTATGCCGGTTGCCCTACGACGTGACCCGCTTCATGATCGAATGCGACCTGTGCCAAGACTGGTTCCACGGCAG TTGTGTTGGCGTAGAAGAGGAGAAGGCAGTCGACATTGACCTCTACCACTGCCCCAATTGTGAGGTCCTCCACGGACCTTCTGTTA TGAAAAGACGCCGAGGGGCCCCGAAGGTGCAGGAACTGGTGGCAAACAAAGACGCGGGAAAGACAGTGCAGACCGGGAGTCCCATGTTCATTCGGGAGCTTCGGGGAAGGCCCTTCCGCAG tgccgATGAGGTGATCTTGAAGCCCACAGGGGCCCAGCTGACAGTGGAGTACCTAGAAGAGAACAGCTTTAGTGTGCCCATTTTGGTGCTGAAGAAGGATGGCCTGGGCATGACTTTGCCTTCCCCGGCATTCACTGTGAGAGAAGTGGAGTATTACATCG GTGCTGACAAAGAGATCGATGTTATTGATGTGATCCGTCAGGCTGATTGCAAGATGAAACTTGGGGACTTTGTGCATTACTACTGTAGCgggaaaagggagaaagtccTCAATGTCATCAGCCTCGAGTTTTCTGATACCAG ACTTTCGAATCTCGTGGAGACTCCTAAGATTGTCCGGAAGCTCTCCTGGGTAGAGAACCTGTGGCCCGAAGAGTCTGTGTTTGAACGGCCCAGCGTGCAAAAGTATTGTCTCATGGGCGTGCGGGACAGCTATACTGATTTCCACATCGACTTTGGCGGTACCTCTGTCTGGTATCACGTGCTCAGG GGGGAGAAGGTTTTCTACTTAATCCGCCCCACCCCGGCAAACCTGTCCTTATTCGAGTGCTGGAGCAGCTCTTCCAACCAGCGAGAAATGTTCTTTGGGGACCAGGTGGACATGTGCTACAAGTGCTGTGTGAAGCAGGGCCAGACGCTCTTCATCCCCACAG GTTGGATCCATGCGGTGCTGACGCCCGTGGACTGCCTTGCCTTTGGAGGGAACTTCCTACATAGCCTCAACATCGAGATGCAGCTCAA GGCCTATGACATTGAAAAGAGACTGAGCACAGCCGACCTCTTCAAGTTCCCCAATTTTGAGACCATCTGTTGGTACGTGGGAAAGCACATCCTGGACATCTTCCGAG GGTTACGAGAGAACAGGAGACACCCTGCTTCCTATCTGGTCCACGGAGCCAAAGCCTTGAACTTGGCCTTCAGGTCTTGGACTAAGAAAGAG GCTTTACCAGAGCATGAAGCCGAGATCCCCGAGACCGTGCGGACCGTCCAGCTTATCAAAGATCTGGCCAAGGAGATCCGGCTGGTAGAG GATATCTTTCATCAGAACATTGGGAAGACTGGCACCCCCTTTGGCCTCCAGAGGACTGGTAGCGGCAATCCGGCCAAGTCGGGTCCTGGAGCTCCAGCCTCTGCTGTCAGATTTTACCCAGCCTCTAAAACCAGCTCCAAAAAGAGAAGTTCCCGGGTCAAGGTGATGACCGGGAAGAAGGCAGAGCGCAAGGGGAGAGAGAACGTGGCCACAGTGGATTCTGGTAACCTGGACCTCGATGTGCTGGACAAATATACGCGGCAGGCCCTGAAGACGAGCGGCCCTCCCAAGGGCCAG tttctggTTGCGAACCCTTGCCTGACTCCCCAAGAAGAAGAGCTAAACCTGGATGCAGATCCAGATCTAGACTTAGACCTAGAACCTGacattgaagagagccaagttACAGCCGTACTCGCCAATGGAAAAGCAGCAAG TGACAAGAAAGTGAAGGTCTCGGCCCGCTCCCGCAATTCCAAGAGTTCGTCACGACGGGCAACCAAGACCAAGATGCTGATCAAGGGGGAGTTTGACCTGGACTCAGAAGAAGACCTGCAGATCGACGAGACGCCTCGGAAGGAGAAGAAGGTCCTGGTAGCCAGAAAGAAGTTACCCA AATTCCCCCGGAAGTTGCCTCGCGCCAAGCCCTGCTCTGACCCCAACAGAATCCGGGAACCAGGGGAGGTAGAGTTTGACATTGAG GAGGATTATACAACAGACGAGGACCTGACAGAAGGAGTAGAAGCCCAGCTTGGGCCCAGCGCTGGAACGGCAGGGATTCTAGATCTGCTCAAGGCCAGCAGGCAG GCCCCCGCGTCTCCCAGCACCCAGGAAGCCATCCAGGGGATGCTCTGCATGGCAAACCTCCGCTCCTCCTCGAGCTCCCCCTCGGCCTCCACCCTTCAGGCCTGGTGGGCCGCGGGGCATGAAGGCGGCGGCGGTGGCAGTGCCGGCGCCAGCAGCAGTGGCATCTCTGCTCGTGGGAAGACCGATGGCTCCAGTGTCCCAACTGGCCAGCGGGCCCCCGGCAAGCGTACCGGGAAGCAGATGGTCGTCCAACAGAAGGTGGAAAgcgaggaagaagaggaagaggaagccGAGGCCAGTCTAGATGATGAACAGGAAAGCCTGGGGGCTTGCTTCAAGGATGCCGAGTACA TTTACCCATCGCTTGAATCGGACGACGATGACCCCGCTTTGAAATCGCGCCCCAGGAAGAGGAAGAGCACAGATGATGCTCCTTGGAGCCCTAAAG CCCGTGTGACCCCAACCCTCCCAAAGCAGGCCCGGCCTGTTCGGGAGGGGACTCGTGTGGCGTCTATTGAGACTGGGTTAGCTGCAGCAGCTGCAAAGCTGGCTCAGCAG GAGCAGCAAAGAGCCCAGAAGAGGAAATATTTGAAGAAGAAACCAGTGGTGAAGGAACTGGAACAGTCACCCTCTCAGGATAGCGGTCCTGCCACAGCTGCTCCCGTGCCAGTGTCCCCACCTGTAGTTGTACCACTCAGCCCCCCGCCACCTACTGAGCCCAAGCAGGAACCCTTTGCTGGCAGCCTGGCTGACCATGAGTATACTGCCCGGCCCAGTGTTTTTGGCATGGCCCAGGTGAACCGAGGCACCACACCCATGGCGCCCGGAGTTTTCCTATCTCAGCGGCGGCCCTCGACCAGCTCCCAAGGGAGTCAGATAATACAAG GAAAGCGGCCTAAGAAGGGCCTAGCCACTGCCAAGCAGCGACTTGGCCGCATCTTGAAGATCCACAGAAACGGCAAACTCCTCTTGTGA